The following proteins are encoded in a genomic region of Phycisphaera sp.:
- a CDS encoding prepilin-type N-terminal cleavage/methylation domain-containing protein, which produces MDRTTLQTRQGLASKSGFTLIELLVVIAIIALLIGILLPSLGKARAAAQQIKAAAQLRSVGQGVTTYTVDNLVFPPSYVYGKDRDGEQWRVGDQLDSNPTPANGYIHWSWALFEGGNVPLDAFASPAALNGGAPATNPGRNEDHWELGQVNDLGGSAGSPEPEDRQLKRMAFTGNAAIFPRNKFATSTPRRNRLVNPDWINSHSTTILGTEFQEGKNWETLRVGQVIKSHRPITPFLGRSAGQDVYREAPGSSSEPRFAYPDPDRDIVDEKEVGPGVIEDPRTNLNAVSRKHGGKANFVFADGHVALYDVRDTIRQRLWGDQFYSLTGRNISVLIDD; this is translated from the coding sequence ATGGATCGGACGACATTGCAAACCCGCCAAGGACTGGCGAGCAAGAGCGGGTTCACACTCATCGAACTGCTGGTAGTTATCGCCATCATCGCGCTTCTCATCGGCATTCTGCTACCCAGTTTGGGTAAGGCTCGTGCCGCAGCACAGCAGATCAAGGCCGCCGCCCAGCTCCGCTCCGTTGGCCAGGGCGTGACGACCTACACCGTCGACAATCTCGTGTTCCCACCGTCGTATGTCTACGGCAAGGACAGGGACGGGGAGCAATGGCGCGTTGGCGATCAACTCGACTCGAACCCCACTCCTGCCAATGGATACATCCATTGGTCGTGGGCGTTGTTCGAGGGTGGCAACGTCCCGCTGGATGCGTTCGCTTCGCCCGCCGCGCTCAACGGCGGTGCGCCCGCCACCAATCCGGGCCGCAATGAGGATCACTGGGAACTCGGCCAGGTGAACGACCTTGGGGGCTCGGCCGGCTCACCCGAGCCCGAGGACCGCCAGTTGAAGCGCATGGCGTTCACGGGCAACGCGGCGATCTTCCCGCGGAACAAGTTCGCGACGAGCACGCCCCGCAGGAATCGACTGGTGAATCCTGATTGGATCAACAGCCACAGCACGACCATCCTGGGGACCGAGTTCCAGGAGGGCAAGAACTGGGAAACGCTACGGGTTGGCCAGGTGATCAAGAGCCACAGGCCCATCACGCCCTTCCTGGGCCGCAGTGCGGGCCAGGACGTCTACCGCGAGGCCCCCGGTAGCAGCAGCGAACCCAGATTTGCCTACCCCGATCCGGACCGGGACATTGTCGACGAGAAGGAAGTCGGCCCGGGCGTGATCGAGGATCCCCGTACGAACCTGAATGCGGTCAGCCGCAAGCACGGGGGCAAGGCCAACTTCGTGTTCGCCGACGGGCATGTGGCGCTCTACGACGTTCGTGACACCATCCGCCAGCGGTTGTGGGGCGACCAGTTCTACAGCCTTACCGGCCGCAATATCAGCGTACTGATCGATGACTGA
- a CDS encoding DUF3467 domain-containing protein: MAENQQQQVQLRIDESKMQTTYANTIRSSTTQDEVVLDFGMNLPMQGNDGKPVLNFSVGSRIVTNWAGAKRLAISMGQMVRQYEERNGEIEIQRGQQAPQPGAEGGDGPRLSE, translated from the coding sequence ATGGCCGAGAATCAACAACAGCAGGTCCAGCTCCGCATCGACGAGAGCAAGATGCAGACCACCTACGCCAACACCATCCGCAGCAGCACCACCCAGGACGAGGTCGTGCTGGACTTCGGCATGAACCTGCCCATGCAGGGCAACGACGGCAAGCCCGTGCTCAACTTCAGCGTCGGCAGCCGCATCGTGACCAACTGGGCCGGTGCCAAGCGCCTGGCGATCTCGATGGGCCAGATGGTCCGCCAGTACGAGGAGCGCAACGGCGAGATCGAGATCCAGCGTGGCCAGCAGGCTCCCCAGCCCGGTGCCGAGGGCGGCGATGGCCCCCGCCTGAGCGAGTAA
- a CDS encoding GAF domain-containing protein: protein MSASTSASSNPSLPGRSSPGGTPAAQGAGSGAPSAQQALGEYLQGLLERLCALSRAQAGLAFIRPGQQRAGGLAALHAPGGEQLAEQLRADAQLLSRLSTLADRAAAQAEQNGVMGTISESVTLGGGALYHAQATHRATAVPLVALGQAEGACVVLTPMGEKGTELTERSLLVAAEGFEGFLWSQRAMAEAERTARLRETLEMLDAAQRGASASSMASLFCDELRRRFGCSRVSVGLVQGHDIKAVAISGADIIDRRNPAVEALEAAMEECADQDIEVVFPQSEELAPAERRVVRAHGELSRSFGPSSIVSLPLRVDGDLVGVAVLERDADDPFPAGSLGLLRLVAEFIGPAVWTRRLADRGILAVSRDRVLDFGSAIVGPRHTLLKLVGVLALLVFVALAATPIPDVVSAQAETKPAAQRALTPPYQGYLAWVGVKPGDAVTAGQVIARMDTTEREARLTSLEAQYAARRSEREAELSRGRMEQADVLDFQLGELDAQIGLLRYEIERAQMRAPIDGRVAGADLEPWLDASVAPDTPLVRIVGDQSVIVLRVPERDIAAAQKRLTNEDAEETDGTFAPRARPEERLPLRLVRVNPQAEAVSGGNVYLVEAELVGEEPSWLKPGMTGRARVRSGWTTPLVRLARPLIDRAQMAWWW from the coding sequence ATGAGCGCCTCAACGTCCGCTTCATCCAACCCGTCACTGCCCGGCAGATCTTCTCCCGGTGGCACACCCGCCGCCCAGGGCGCCGGGTCGGGTGCGCCCAGCGCGCAGCAGGCCCTGGGTGAGTACCTCCAGGGCTTGCTCGAACGGCTGTGCGCGCTGTCGCGTGCTCAGGCTGGGTTGGCGTTCATCCGCCCCGGTCAGCAGCGTGCGGGCGGGCTCGCGGCGCTGCATGCCCCCGGTGGTGAACAACTCGCCGAGCAACTGCGTGCAGACGCGCAATTGTTGTCGCGGTTGTCGACACTTGCGGATCGCGCTGCGGCGCAGGCCGAGCAGAACGGCGTGATGGGGACCATCAGCGAGAGCGTGACACTGGGCGGCGGAGCGCTCTACCACGCGCAGGCCACGCATCGGGCGACCGCCGTGCCGCTCGTCGCGCTGGGGCAGGCCGAGGGCGCGTGCGTGGTGCTTACGCCGATGGGCGAGAAGGGCACCGAGCTGACCGAGCGGTCGCTGCTCGTCGCCGCCGAGGGCTTCGAGGGATTTCTCTGGAGCCAGCGGGCGATGGCCGAGGCCGAGCGCACGGCCCGGCTGCGCGAGACTCTTGAGATGCTCGACGCCGCCCAGCGCGGCGCGTCAGCGTCGTCAATGGCCAGCCTCTTCTGCGATGAACTCCGCCGACGGTTCGGCTGTTCGCGTGTCTCGGTCGGACTGGTCCAAGGCCACGACATCAAGGCCGTCGCGATCAGCGGTGCCGATATCATCGATCGCCGCAATCCGGCTGTTGAAGCGCTCGAAGCGGCCATGGAGGAGTGTGCCGATCAGGATATCGAGGTGGTGTTCCCTCAGAGCGAGGAGTTGGCACCGGCCGAGCGTCGTGTCGTCCGGGCGCATGGCGAGTTGTCGCGGAGCTTCGGGCCGTCGAGCATCGTGAGCCTGCCGCTACGTGTGGATGGTGATCTTGTCGGGGTCGCCGTGCTTGAGCGCGATGCCGACGATCCGTTCCCGGCTGGTTCGCTGGGTTTGTTGCGATTGGTCGCCGAGTTCATCGGGCCGGCGGTGTGGACGCGGCGGCTGGCCGACCGGGGCATCCTGGCCGTCTCGCGGGATCGGGTGCTCGACTTCGGTTCGGCCATCGTCGGTCCGCGGCACACGCTACTGAAGCTCGTGGGTGTGCTTGCGCTCCTGGTGTTCGTGGCGTTGGCCGCGACGCCGATTCCTGATGTTGTCAGCGCCCAGGCCGAGACCAAACCGGCGGCCCAGCGTGCGCTGACGCCGCCGTACCAGGGCTATCTGGCGTGGGTGGGCGTGAAGCCCGGCGATGCCGTCACCGCGGGCCAGGTGATCGCACGCATGGACACGACCGAGCGTGAGGCCCGCCTCACATCGCTCGAAGCGCAGTATGCGGCCAGACGCTCGGAGCGCGAGGCGGAGCTGTCTCGCGGCCGAATGGAGCAGGCCGATGTGCTGGACTTCCAGCTGGGCGAGTTGGACGCGCAGATCGGTCTGCTGCGATACGAGATCGAGCGTGCGCAGATGCGTGCGCCGATCGATGGCCGTGTGGCGGGTGCCGATCTCGAGCCGTGGCTCGACGCCTCTGTTGCACCGGACACACCGCTCGTGCGCATCGTGGGCGACCAGAGCGTGATCGTGCTGCGCGTGCCCGAGCGTGACATCGCGGCGGCCCAGAAGCGTTTGACAAATGAGGATGCCGAGGAAACGGACGGCACGTTCGCGCCGCGGGCCCGTCCCGAGGAACGCCTGCCGTTGCGATTGGTCCGCGTGAACCCGCAAGCCGAGGCGGTCTCTGGCGGCAATGTATATCTGGTTGAGGCGGAGTTGGTCGGTGAGGAGCCCTCGTGGCTGAAGCCGGGCATGACCGGCCGGGCCCGCGTGCGCTCGGGCTGGACAACACCGCTGGTTCGTCTTGCTCGACCGCTGATCGACCGGGCCCAGATGGCCTGGTGGTGGTAG
- a CDS encoding PqqD family peptide modification chaperone — MAQPPIKRRGRDIASTFSDMWYRVGPTTPRLSAHARVVRQHYGPTIAYVVEDPASGQFYRMSESAHFFLGMLDGRTTVDQAWEACNDQLGDAAPTQREVIDLLSRLQLFGLVLGESALDAEMLEQRLTKAKRQRTQKRTGKWMFPHVPIVNPEPFLRRHEKLCRVLFGRTAGVLWIILVSIALVLVFANVHRFGDELNKVAQLSASTIATLGVIFLVLRVVHELGHAMACKAFGGRSTEIGVILIAYVMPLPYCDASSAWRFARVWPRVCVSLAGILAETVLAALAVVYWAFGSDPVWTSIAYQVMLVSGVSTLVFNLNPLLRYDGYYILSDLTGTPNLAQRSREMLKYLIQYYAYGVKGSRGPSLRSLGEGWLLAVYGLLATPYRVFIAIAILLIIASKYLTLGVALAVAMGAIWLVYPIFKTAGFLLSDPKLEGHRARALSVTLAALAVVIGPIMLAPLPTPTYAVATIEPARMDGLRTLEGGILAELLVDPGDAVEEGQIVARLENRGLQAELEATRARLAQAQTQYRTSLKGPAAEQEEFRQAVRVVEEQLARAERRVANLRVLAPVSGVVSPLSEQTSADLRSRIGAWVPRGTALGMVVSEGDLVVRAMVPDRDHAFVFRGQDESEINARVRLASAPGDVIKAGVLRTAPLGSKELTSPSLASQSGGGITTDPRTTDRAIALTPSFVVDLRLAKLTPGTVPGVRASVRLEGPNRPLGVRWWRRASQFFEGRAWW; from the coding sequence ATGGCCCAGCCACCGATCAAGCGGCGCGGCCGCGACATCGCCTCGACCTTCAGCGACATGTGGTATCGCGTCGGGCCGACCACGCCCAGGCTGAGCGCACACGCCCGCGTGGTGCGGCAGCACTATGGGCCGACGATCGCCTACGTCGTCGAGGATCCCGCGAGCGGGCAGTTCTACCGCATGAGCGAGAGCGCCCACTTCTTCCTGGGCATGCTCGACGGGCGGACCACGGTCGACCAGGCCTGGGAGGCCTGCAACGACCAGCTCGGCGACGCCGCCCCCACGCAGCGCGAGGTCATCGACCTGCTCAGCCGGCTGCAGCTCTTTGGCCTCGTGCTGGGTGAGAGCGCGCTCGACGCCGAGATGCTCGAGCAGCGGCTCACCAAAGCCAAACGCCAGCGCACGCAGAAGCGCACCGGCAAGTGGATGTTCCCGCACGTCCCGATCGTGAATCCCGAGCCATTCCTTCGCCGGCACGAGAAGCTCTGCCGGGTATTGTTCGGCCGCACGGCCGGCGTGCTCTGGATCATCCTGGTCTCGATCGCGTTGGTCCTGGTCTTTGCCAACGTCCACCGCTTCGGTGACGAGCTCAACAAGGTCGCCCAGCTCTCGGCCTCGACGATCGCCACGCTCGGCGTGATCTTCCTGGTCTTGCGCGTCGTCCACGAGTTGGGCCACGCGATGGCGTGTAAAGCGTTCGGCGGCCGGAGTACCGAGATCGGCGTGATCCTGATCGCGTACGTCATGCCGCTGCCCTACTGCGACGCGAGCAGCGCGTGGCGGTTCGCGAGGGTGTGGCCGCGCGTGTGCGTATCGCTGGCGGGGATACTGGCCGAGACGGTGCTCGCGGCACTCGCGGTGGTCTATTGGGCCTTCGGCAGCGACCCGGTGTGGACGAGCATCGCCTACCAGGTCATGCTCGTCTCGGGCGTGAGCACGCTGGTGTTCAATCTCAACCCGCTGCTGCGTTATGACGGATACTACATCCTGAGCGACCTGACCGGTACGCCTAACCTGGCCCAACGCTCACGCGAGATGCTCAAGTACCTGATCCAGTACTACGCGTATGGCGTCAAGGGCTCGCGCGGGCCCAGCCTGCGTTCGCTCGGTGAGGGCTGGTTGCTCGCGGTGTATGGGTTACTCGCCACACCCTATCGCGTGTTCATCGCGATCGCGATCCTGCTCATTATCGCCAGCAAGTATCTGACGCTGGGCGTCGCGCTCGCGGTAGCGATGGGCGCGATCTGGCTGGTGTATCCGATCTTCAAGACCGCTGGATTCCTGTTGAGCGACCCGAAGCTGGAGGGGCACCGGGCGCGAGCTCTCAGCGTGACCCTCGCGGCGCTGGCCGTGGTGATCGGGCCCATCATGCTCGCGCCGCTACCCACGCCGACGTACGCCGTGGCCACGATCGAGCCCGCGCGCATGGACGGCCTTCGCACGCTCGAGGGCGGCATCCTCGCCGAACTCCTCGTCGATCCCGGTGACGCGGTCGAAGAAGGCCAGATCGTCGCGCGGCTCGAAAACCGTGGACTGCAGGCCGAGTTGGAAGCCACACGCGCCCGGCTGGCCCAGGCGCAGACGCAATACCGGACTTCGCTCAAGGGTCCGGCGGCCGAGCAGGAAGAGTTCCGCCAGGCGGTGCGCGTCGTGGAAGAACAACTGGCCCGTGCCGAGCGGCGCGTTGCGAACCTACGCGTGCTGGCCCCAGTCTCCGGCGTGGTCTCGCCACTCAGCGAGCAGACCTCGGCGGACCTCCGATCCCGCATCGGCGCATGGGTGCCGCGCGGCACGGCCCTGGGCATGGTCGTCAGCGAGGGCGATCTGGTCGTGCGTGCGATGGTGCCCGATCGCGACCATGCGTTCGTATTCCGCGGCCAGGACGAGAGCGAGATCAACGCGAGGGTGCGGCTGGCCAGCGCGCCCGGCGACGTGATCAAGGCGGGGGTGCTGCGCACCGCCCCGCTGGGATCGAAAGAGCTCACCAGCCCGTCGCTCGCGTCCCAATCGGGCGGCGGCATCACCACCGATCCACGGACAACGGACCGAGCCATCGCGCTGACACCGAGCTTCGTCGTCGATCTTCGGCTCGCCAAGTTGACCCCCGGAACAGTTCCCGGCGTGCGGGCGTCGGTGCGGCTCGAAGGCCCGAACCGGCCGCTCGGCGTGCGCTGGTGGCGGCGGGCGAGCCAGTTCTTCGAGGGGCGAGCGTGGTGGTAG
- the tcmP gene encoding three-Cys-motif partner protein TcmP yields the protein MTHQADEQFFVAKRSWSKQKDRILEGYLSNYLPKVSQAIGRPILVVDGFVGPGKFSDNSDGSPLLIARCIARSRFSAKLIAIEANASLHKQLCDTLGPFSFATAKHGSFEEHLGDILQASKTHSVFLFLDPFALKGLDLASLDHVFRLLEAGSSIELLLNFNAFAFCRCARASLKAPLEIDEEAAPVPTLSPAVLNTIAGGDWWQEFVAPDVSFVDQVDNTILGFRKTLETRFKHVQFYKVFASDSHRIPKYFLVFASRSDTALSLMNDEAVNARREFLANEYPRDSGLFDIVQLEKTRHGADIDATILAGAREWTERGTLIQHVIECWFGYLLRKEIRSRIQELLRTGHLASKDGRTTLNDNALIRQCEPPPLLFDS from the coding sequence TTGACGCATCAAGCAGATGAGCAGTTCTTCGTCGCTAAGCGATCGTGGTCAAAGCAGAAAGATCGTATCCTCGAAGGCTATCTGTCCAATTATCTTCCCAAGGTCTCGCAAGCGATTGGCAGACCCATACTTGTTGTTGATGGCTTTGTCGGCCCAGGCAAGTTCAGCGACAACTCGGATGGCTCCCCATTATTGATCGCGAGATGTATCGCACGAAGTCGATTCAGTGCTAAACTCATAGCAATAGAAGCTAATGCATCCTTACACAAACAGCTATGCGACACTCTCGGCCCATTCTCGTTCGCCACGGCAAAGCACGGCAGCTTCGAAGAGCATTTGGGCGACATACTGCAAGCATCCAAAACGCATTCCGTCTTCTTGTTTCTTGATCCTTTCGCGTTGAAGGGTCTTGATTTAGCTTCATTGGACCATGTGTTTCGGCTACTTGAGGCCGGCAGCAGCATCGAGTTGCTACTGAACTTCAACGCGTTCGCATTCTGCCGATGCGCTAGGGCCTCACTTAAAGCGCCTCTAGAGATCGATGAGGAGGCGGCACCCGTACCAACGCTGAGCCCAGCCGTTCTCAATACCATTGCTGGTGGAGATTGGTGGCAGGAGTTTGTGGCACCAGATGTGAGCTTTGTAGATCAGGTTGACAACACCATCCTTGGTTTTCGCAAAACGCTTGAAACCCGGTTTAAACATGTACAGTTCTACAAAGTGTTCGCCTCTGATAGCCACCGTATTCCCAAGTACTTTTTAGTGTTTGCCTCACGCAGTGATACCGCACTTAGCCTGATGAATGACGAGGCAGTCAATGCTCGTCGAGAATTCTTGGCCAACGAATACCCAAGAGATTCTGGCTTATTTGATATTGTGCAACTGGAGAAGACAAGACATGGTGCCGACATTGATGCAACGATCCTCGCGGGTGCACGAGAATGGACCGAACGAGGCACACTGATCCAACATGTGATCGAATGCTGGTTTGGCTACTTGCTGCGGAAGGAAATTCGCAGTCGGATCCAGGAGTTGCTGCGAACTGGGCATCTCGCTTCGAAGGACGGACGCACAACCCTCAATGACAACGCTCTGATTCGGCAGTGCGAGCCTCCCCCGTTACTATTCGACTCGTAG
- a CDS encoding phage Gp37/Gp68 family protein encodes MAQGSTIEWTSATWNPIAGCTPVSPGCLNCYAARMALRLEKMQKGTGKYVGTAGKARDGRPVFTGRVNLDEGALDLPRSWKLGRTIFVNSMSDLFHEAVPEAFVARVFRVMAECPQHSFQVLTKRPHRALELAARLPWPENIWLGTSVESARYYERIRLLQKTPAHVRFLSCEPLLGPLARMPLKNIHWVIVGGESGPGARPMQGSWALQIKNQCEEKRVPFFFKQWGGVRKKETGRELEGRTWDGMPAT; translated from the coding sequence ATGGCCCAGGGATCGACCATCGAGTGGACGAGCGCGACGTGGAACCCCATCGCCGGGTGTACGCCGGTCAGCCCGGGGTGCCTCAATTGCTATGCCGCCCGCATGGCATTGCGGTTGGAAAAGATGCAGAAGGGCACCGGCAAATATGTCGGCACGGCGGGCAAGGCGAGGGATGGCCGCCCCGTCTTCACCGGCCGGGTGAACCTGGACGAGGGCGCCCTCGACCTGCCGCGCTCGTGGAAGCTCGGCCGCACGATCTTCGTCAACTCCATGAGCGACCTGTTCCACGAGGCCGTGCCCGAGGCGTTCGTCGCGCGCGTGTTCCGAGTGATGGCCGAGTGCCCCCAGCACAGCTTCCAGGTCTTGACCAAACGCCCGCATCGCGCACTCGAACTGGCCGCCCGCCTCCCATGGCCGGAGAACATCTGGCTGGGCACGAGCGTGGAGAGCGCCCGGTACTACGAGCGCATCCGCCTCTTGCAGAAGACCCCCGCGCACGTCCGCTTCCTCTCGTGCGAGCCGCTTCTCGGCCCGCTCGCACGCATGCCCCTGAAGAACATCCACTGGGTCATCGTCGGCGGCGAGAGCGGCCCGGGTGCCCGCCCCATGCAGGGCTCGTGGGCGCTGCAGATCAAGAACCAGTGCGAGGAGAAGCGCGTGCCGTTCTTCTTCAAGCAATGGGGTGGGGTGAGGAAGAAGGAGACGGGAAGGGAATTGGAAGGGAGGACGTGGGATGGGATGCCGGCTACGTGA
- a CDS encoding signal peptidase II, translating into MTPTKRASAKQQPAKGTPSTRPAHKPGRAAWLFLLMVVAIGTAIDLASKTIAFNTLAEAPVAIDREAVVGATELQALIPRHEPTTIIPRVLELQLVLNPGAVFGIGAGKRVFFIVATTAAIGFALFMFAKWTGRRDRVAHAAIGLVIAGGLGNLYDRVRFACVRDFLHPLPGMEYPFGISTPWSGREVWPYVSNLADLWLIIGVAILVVFLWRGPRDGVPAREPDTAE; encoded by the coding sequence GTGACCCCCACGAAGAGAGCGTCGGCGAAGCAACAACCCGCCAAGGGCACGCCAAGCACACGACCCGCCCACAAACCGGGCCGAGCGGCGTGGCTCTTCCTCTTGATGGTCGTCGCCATCGGCACCGCCATCGATCTGGCCAGCAAGACCATCGCCTTCAACACGCTGGCCGAGGCGCCCGTGGCCATCGATCGCGAAGCGGTCGTCGGCGCCACCGAGCTCCAGGCCCTCATCCCCCGGCACGAACCCACGACGATCATCCCCCGCGTGCTCGAACTGCAGCTGGTCCTCAACCCCGGCGCCGTCTTCGGCATCGGCGCGGGCAAGCGGGTGTTCTTCATCGTCGCCACCACCGCCGCCATCGGCTTCGCGCTGTTCATGTTCGCCAAGTGGACCGGCCGCCGCGACCGCGTCGCGCACGCGGCCATCGGCCTGGTGATCGCCGGTGGCCTGGGCAACCTCTACGACCGCGTCCGCTTCGCCTGCGTGCGCGACTTCCTGCACCCGCTGCCGGGCATGGAGTATCCCTTTGGCATCAGCACCCCCTGGAGCGGCCGCGAGGTCTGGCCCTACGTCAGCAACCTTGCGGACCTGTGGCTGATCATCGGGGTGGCGATATTAGTTGTGTTCCTGTGGCGCGGGCCCCGCGACGGCGTGCCGGCGCGCGAGCCTGACACGGCCGAATAG